DNA from Laspinema palackyanum D2c:
AGGTCATACCGAGCATTCTGCTGATAAGGATAGGTTGTCCATGTGGCTTCGCCCCAATGTCCCCAACTTTCGCCTTGCATAGTTTGATACCCTTGAGTAACAGCAATTTGTAATACCCCACTGGCAACTTTATCTTTAGTAATGATTGCTTCCCAGTTGCGAGCTGCTTGCTCCATTGCATTTTTAACGGTTGAGCTAAAACTACTGTAGTAATCAAGTTGGATGTCAATATCTGGGTTACCCGCAACATCGTTGTCGTAAATGTTCACATAGCCGCTCGTGCTACTTCCCGTGTTATAGGTGGAACTCGATTGTAATGTCACCCACATATATTCTGTTCCTTCGTAGGTGCTGTCGTTAATAGGACGAACAGGAATGTAAGCCGTGGTTAACCCAGCCGGAATATCGATGTAGCTGTTGATATAGCTGTAGTCACTGCCGTTAATGGCACTACCGCTAATGCTATAGTACACCCGTTCGCTTTGGCTATTGTTTCCACCACTACGAGTCACTTTTACATAACCATCGTTGCCATTTTCGTCAGCGTTGGTATCGTGGTTGCTAATGTTAATGGTGGACTTGGGCTCGGGATCATCATCATAAATATAGACATACCCACTGGTACTGCTTCCCGTATTGTAATTAGAACTCGATTGCAGATTGACGCGCACTTCCTCCGTCCCTTCGTAGTTGCTGTCATTATTTGGACGGACGGTGATGTAAGTCGTGGTTGAGCCAGCCGGGATATCGATGTAACCAGGGAGGTAGGTGTAATCGCTGCCATTGCCAGCACTGCCGCTGATGCTGTAGTAAACCCGTTCACTCTGGCTGTTGTTTCCACCGCTGCGAGTTACTTGAATGGAACCTTGGTGGACACCTTCCATCGCATAGCGATCGTAATTACTGATGCTAATGGTGGATTTAGGTTGCGGGTCATTGTCGTAGATGTAAACCATGCCACTGGTACTGCTGCCAGTATTGTAGGCAGAACTCGATTGCAAAGTCAGTTGGAGTTGCTCAGTTCCTTCGTAGGTGCTGTCGTCAATCGCTATGATGGGAATATATGTCGTGGTTGCACCTGCGGGGATGGTAACAGAACCAGAGAGGCGATTGTAGTCGCTGCCATTGGTTGCAGTGCCGCTTACGGAATAGTAAACAGTTTCGCTACGGCTGTTATCGCCACCACTACGACTTACTTTCACGGAACCGCGATCGCCGAGGCCGTCGTTTTCATTGGCATAGGTGTCGTAGCTGCTGATATTGATGGTGGATTTGAAATCGTTGTCGTAGATGTACACCATGCCATTGGTGCTGCTGCCAGTATTGTAGGCAGAACTCGATTGCAGGTTAATGCTAACGGTTTCGGTTCCCTCGTAGATACTGTCATTAATCGGATTAATCGCAATGTAAGCCGTGGTTGACCCAGCAGGAATGTCGATGTAGCTATTCAGGTAGCTGTAGTCATTGCCATTGCTGGCACTGCCACTGATGCTGTAATAAACCCGTTCACTCTGGCTGTTGTTGCCACCACTGCGGCTCACTTGCACGTAACCGGAGTTACCATCTTCAGTAGCATAGTTGTCATAACCGTTAATGCTGATGGTGGATTTGAAATCGTTGTCGTAGATGGTGACAGTGCGAGTTGTGTTGCTACCAACAAGATAGTTGCTGTTGCTGTTTAAGGTCAGTTGAACTTGCTCAGTTCCCTCATAACTGCTGTCATTGGTGATATCTACAGGGATGTAGGCGAAACTCGAACCGGCTGGAATCGTCACATAGCCGGAAAGATAGCTGTAGTCACTGCCGTTAGTCGCACTCCCACTGACTGAGTAGTAAACCGTTTCCGCTTTACTGTTGTCCCCACCGCTGCGATAGACATAGAACTGACCATCGTTGGGAGTTTCACCCGCGTTGCGTTCCCAACCCGAGGTGTCGTTGCTGTACAGATTGATGGTGGACTTAGGTTTGGGGTCGTTGTCGTAGATGGTGACAGTGCGAGTTGTGTTGCTACCAACAAGATAGTTGCTGTTGCTGTTTAAGGTCAGTTGAACTTGCTCAGTTCCCTCATAACTGCTGTCATTGGTGATATCTACAGGGATGTAGGCGAAACTCGAACCGGCTGGAATCGTCACATAGCCGGAAAGATAGCTGTAGTCACTGCCGTTAGTCGCACTCCCACTGACTGAGTAGTAAACCGTTTCCGCTTTACTGTTGTCCCCACCGCTGCGATAGACATAGAACTGACCATCGTTGGGAGTTTCACCCGCGTTGCGTTCCCAACCCGAGGTGTCGTTGCTGTACAGATTGATGGTGGACTTAGGTTTGGGGTCGTTGTCGTAGATGTAAACCGTGCCATTGGTGCTGCTGCCAGTATTGTAGGCAGAACTCGATTGCAGGTTAATGCTAACGCTTTCGGTTCCCTCGTAGATACTGTCGTTAATTGGATTAATGGGAATGTAAGCCGTGGTTGACCCAGCAGGAATGTCGATGTAGCTATTCAGGTAGCTGTAGTCATTGCCATTGCTGCTGCTGCCGGTAATGCTGTAGTAAACCCGTTCACTCTGGCTGTTGTTTCCACCACTGCGGCTCACTTTCACGTAACCGGAGTTACCATTTTCACTGGCATAGGTGTCGTAGCTTTGGATATTAATGGTTGATTTTGATGGAGAATCGTTGTCATAAATCCAAACCGTACCGCTCTTGCTACTGCTCAATTTGTAGTTGCTACCAGCACTCAGAGTTAGTTGAACATTCTCAAGTCCTTCATAAGTAGAATCGTCTCGTACAGTGATGGGAAGATTGGCGTAGCTTGAACCAGCCGGAATTGTAATATAACCGGGCAAATAGTTATAGTCGCTACCGTTACCGGCTGTCCCACTCACCGTGTAACGAATCGTTTCAGATTTGCTATTATCGCCTCCACTACGATACACCCGGAATAAACCTGAATTCTGAGATTCACTCCATTTACGTTCGCTGGCATACGAGTCCGAGGTAATCAGACTAATTGTTGATTCAGACTGAGGATCGTTGTCATAAATATATACCGAACTGCTCTTACTACTACCTAAGTCGTAAGCAGAACTACTTTGCAAAGTTAGACTGACAAATTCAGTTCCTTCATAGACAGAATCATCGATAACGTGGATAGGAACTTTGACGCTGGTTTTTCCTGCGGGGATAACTACAGAGTTCCATAAATGAGCGTAGTCGCTGCCATTGGTGGCATTGCCAGATACGCTGTAGTACACTGTCTGTGATTGGTTTGTATTGCCTCCCGATCGCGTAATCTCAAAGTATCCTGAATTTTCAGACTGCCCTGAACGAGTTTCTTGGGCATACCAATCGGGGCTAGTAACATTAATCGTTGCCTTCTGAGGAGTTTGATTAACCGCTTTCAGCGCATTGTTGAGATTTAAACGTCCACCCGTGACTGTTTTACCTTGTAAACTGGTCAGTGGATCTACAGTTTTCATCAAAATATCTTTAATCTGCGTCGGAGTGAGACTAGAATCCTCTGCCAACAGAAGAGCCGCTGCTCCCGCAACATGGGGTGCAGCCATTGAAGTCCCATTGTATGAAGCATACTTATTTCCAGGTAATGTGCTTAGAATACCAACACCTGGGGCCCCCAAATCAACAGTCTTGTCACCGTAGTTAGAGAAATAAGCCAAATTATCTTGGTGATCTGTTGCGGCAACGGAGATAACATTTCCAACATTATAATTTGTTGGATAGTAAGGTTTATCGTCGTTGTTGTTGTTGTTATTTCCCGCTGCGGCAACAAAAGTAATGCCTGCATTTTGAGCTTTTTGAATTACATCATAAAAAGCTGACGAGTAACCACCTCCACCAAAACTTGCATTAATAACATCGGCTCCCATTTTGATGGCATATTCCACAGCACGAACTGCATTATATGTAGATCCAGAACCGTTATTGTTCAAAAATTTTAGGTGCATCAAGCTCACGTCATGGTTCACACCCACAATCCCTAGATTATTATTGCCCTTTGCTCCAATAGTTCCGGCAACATGGGTTCCATGACCATTATCATCCATCGGATCTCCATCATTATTGTGAAAATCATAGCCATAGACATCATCGACAAAACCATTGCCATCATCATCAATACCATTTCCAGCAATTTCCCCTGTGTTACGCCAGTTATTTGCAGCCAAATCTTGATGACGATAGTCGCCACCAGAATCAATAACTGCAACAACCACCGACTTTTTACCTGTTTGCTGCTGCCATGCTTCTACGGCATCAATATCTGCATCAACCTTGCCACCAGTTTGACCTGTATTATGCAGACCCCAAAGCTTATTGAAAGATGAGTCATTCACAAAAGTTGAGGGGGCAATATAGTTCAGCTCGGTTTCAGCCACATTTGTATCCTCTGACAGAGCATCACGAACACCAATAATGTCTGTATCAGAGTCGAAGGAAAGAACTTTCCATGAACTTCCCACAAAAAGTTCATCGATTTCGATAGCGCCCAAGGCGTTAACGGTCTTTTCAATATCATCTGCTGAGATACCATCCTTAAATTTCACAAGGACTTTACCAGCCTCGTACTCTCGTTGTGTTTCCGGCTCTACCAGCTTAGGATACTCAGGTTGCTCCGGTTCTTCAGGTTCTTCTGGCTGTTGAGGAACTTCATCTTCCGGCTCTTCCGGTTGTTCAGCAACAGGTTCTTCCGGTTGTTCAGCAACAGGTTCTTCCGGTTGTTCAGCAACAGGTTCTTCNNNNNNNNNNNNNNNNNNNNNNNNNNNNNNNNNNNNNNNNNNNNNNNNNNNNNNNNNNNNNNNNNNNNNNNNNNNNNNNNNNNNNNNNNNNNNNNNNNNNCGGTTGTTCAGCAACAGGTTCTTCCGGTTGTTCAGCAACAGGTTCTTCCGGTTGTTCAGCAACAGGTTCTTCCGGTTGTTCAGCAACAGGTTCTTCCGGTTGTTCAGCAACAGGTTCTTCCGGTTGTTCAGCAACAGGTTCTTCCGGTTGTTCAGCAACAGGTTCTTCCGGTTGTTCGGCAACAGGTTCTTCCGGTTGTTCGGCAACAGGTTCTTCCGGTTGTTCAGCAACAGGTTCTTCCGGTTGTTCAGGAGTTTCTGGTTCTTCCGGTTGTTCGGCAACAGGTTCTTCAGGAATTTCCGGTTGTTCGGCAACAGGTTCTTCCGGTTGTTGCGAGGTGACATAATTAATCACCTCCTGACCCAATTCTGTGCCGCGCCAGTCTTTGCCTTCGGCAACGACATCATCCATTAATGCAGCTTTTCCTGTGGCTCCTCGGAATTGTAAAACGATGTCGTTGTAGTCGAAATCGCTTCCTCCATCAACTCGAATATCTTCCCAAGCAAACGCGCTACCATCTCCGGTAATATCGGAAATTTGTCCAACGTGATAGGCATCATCCGGATTGGCTGTTGCTAGGGAAAATAACGGACGCAATGCTCCGCCAGCATGGGGATTATTTAACGCCTGCTGTACGGTTCCATTGGGAACTAACATCAGGAAAAATTCATCTCCCGGTCGCATCATAAAGGTTTTTACCCCTTGATACTCTCCGGAATTAAAATCGTGTCCCCCTAAGCGTCCCGTAAATCTTGCGCCTTCAGTGGTATCCTTAATCACGACATAACCGAGTTCGGAATTACTAGCGGCGCGAGAAAGAGATTCTACAATAAACTCTTTTGAATTGGGGTCGAGTCCTTCCATTCCCGATAAACTGACAAGGGCAACTTCTCCTTTATATGCACCCCCATCAACCAGGAAATCTACTTCGACTTCGCCAGTTTCTCCGACTGTGAAAGTACCCGACTCGAAGTTCGGTTGCAGATTGCTTAAGTTGGCAGTGGCGACTAATTCACTCTCTTCGGTATCTGTTTCTTCGGGGAGTTCGTCGGTTTCTTCTATTTCTTCGTTACTGCTGTTATTCTCGGTTTCAGCAATGACTTCTGATTCACTTTCTTCTTCAGCAATGTTCTCGGGTTCCGTATCCTCAGCATCGGTTTCAGCGGTTTGACTGTCAACTGTCTCTAGTTCGTCATTCTCCGGTTCTTCCGATGTCTCAATTTTATTGGTTTCCGGGTCTAAATCTTCTTCCCCGATTTCAGTTTCGTCCGTTGCGGCAGTTTCAAACTCTTCCTCTGCTTCTACCTCTTCCTCTGCTGTCTCGTTGAGGATGTTTTCCTCGGGGTCGATCGCCGTTTCATCCCCGGTACTCTCGTCACTTTCGCCCTCAGTTTCAATAAATTCTACATCCTCTACCCCTTCATCGCTGGTAGCAGAGTTTTTGGTAATATCGGTTACACCATCAAACTCAGTTTCGCCGCTGGGTTCGTCAGCGATCGCCTCTTCCGCTTCTAAATCAAAAAATGGCAGTTCCTCTAACTCTTCATCCCCAAATGTTGGTTCTGTACTGCCTTCTCCAACAACTTCTACATCATCCCCGTCGGACTCATCCCCAGAGAATTCCTCTGCACCCTCGCTGTCTTCTGCTGTTACATCCCAGTCTGAATCAACATCTTCAATTTCAAATTCTGACTCTTCTGCGCTTTCGGTATCGTCAAGCACTATTCCGCTAGGAGTTCTCATGGTCTCCAGACGCATTGCTGGACCTTGATACCGTTTGGATTGGGGTTGAAATCCAGTCGCTTCGGAACGCTTTTTAGAACCAAAAAGTAAGTTAAACATGACTCACTAAATCCTCATTAATAGATGCAGTTTGGACAGAGGAAATCTCTGAATATTCGGGGCAGCAAGGCGATTGAGTGTTAGCTGGAGTAGGACAAACCCTAGATTTAGATAGGGGTCAATTTGGCCTGCTTATCAGCTAAAATTTCTGGAAAGGTAAGCAAGACTTCACCGCCCAAGGATTGACGGCATGGGCTGAAATTTTATTTTTTTGTGTGATTTGTAATTATCTTTCTCCAAGAAATATCATATTAGCCATTATTTGAAATGTCAATAGACAATCCCATATTTTCGGGATATTTTTGAAAAAACTCGGAAAAAGATGAATGAAGCGCTTATAATTTCCGTGATTTTACACAAGAAATGCTGTTTTTTTGAGGAGTAGTTATTTGAGTTCCGTAATTTCACTCAAAAAATATTTGCGTTTTAACAAACAGTTATTAAATTTGTTATTCCAGTACATCGACAGGAAATCTCTGCCATTGAAAGCAACGAAGAAAGCGCGTTGAAAACTGGTTTGTTATATTCGATTAGGTTTACGGACAGCGCTGTACACTGATGCGCTAATTCATCAGTTAGGTTTACGGACAGCGCTGTCCGTAGGGTGGGCACTGCCCACCAAATTGTAGGGTGGGCACTGCCCACCCTACAATTGCTCTACTTTGAAAAGGGCAATACCCCCTCCGAACAGCTATGTGGGCAGTGCCCACTCTACAATTGCTCTACTTTGAAAAGTTGGATAATTTAGACACAATTATATATCAATATTTGCGTTTACTATATTAATGTATAATTGCCATGATTAATACTCCAAAACAAGAGAATTACAGTTGATAATTCACCGTAAAATAAAATCCCTCATCCTGAGCATTCGTCCCTTTATCATCAATTTGAAAAATAGGCCGTCCGTAATCAAGTCGCACATTAAAACCGGGAAAAACTTGCCAGAGTACACCCATTCCGATTCCGGCTAAAAAGGTTTGTCTCGGTAATTCATTGGGATTATCGACATGATTCCAAACGGTTCCCATGTCTAAAAATGGGGCAAATTGAAAGATGGGAATTCCGGAGGTATCGCGGAGGATTACAATCCGGTCCTCGACGCTCAAGCGAAATCCATTATCTCCCGATCGCACGTTTTGACGATACCCCCGCAAGGATTGACCCCCCCCAATCACAAACTGCTGGGAAGAAAGTAAACTATGGGGACTTAACTGTAAATCCGCTTGGATAATTAACAGTTGGGAACCCCCCAACCGTTGCACTCGCTGCACCTGAGAAATCCAACTCACAAATTGTCCATCGGGGATGGGGTCGTCATTATCAGTGGCATCAAATAAACCCGTTCCGATGTTCAACAGCGATCGCACGGACCAAGCGCCTTGAACATCTCGGCGCAGGTAATCCGCGCCAATCTTGAATGTGCTAGTCCGGGTAATCCCATCGGCGCTAGGACCACTGCCAAACCCAAACGGTTCACCTGCAACAAAGGTTTGACTTTCCTGGAAGGTAAACCCGAGGGAGGTGGCAAATTCTTGTCGGGGCGATCGCACCCAAGGTTGTCGAAAACTCACTTCATACAGTTCAGATTCCCCTTCAATATTCAACTCTCTAAACTCGTCTTGAACGATGCCATTTCGGTTCGGTGCTACCCGAAACCCCAAGGTTCCATTCATCGCATTCACCGGAATCCGATAGCTGAGATCGTAGATTTGCGAGTCTCCGGTTCCCCAATAATAACTGGCAGCAATTTCGTCTCCAAACCCCGTCACGTTGCGATAGCGGACAGTTCCCCCTAAACGTTCCGAACCGACACTCGGAGGGGATAAATTATCCACACCTAAATTCAACCCAAAGGGATTCGCTTCTTGTACCCGCACGGTGAGAATACTTTGGGCAATTTCATCTCCAGCACGCAAACTGGCTTCAATATTTTGAAATAAAGGGTCGAGGCGCAGTAACCGCAACTGATCTTCTAAGCGGGCGGTATTCAAGGGCGCGCCCCCCCCAAGTTCGATCCGAGAGCGGATATAGGACTCTCGCACCCGGTTGTTGCCTTCCACTTCAATAGCGGCTAAAGTTCCTTCAATCACTTGAATTTCGACGATGCCATCCTCGATGACTTGATCTCCGAGTACGGCGCGGGAGGTGATATAACCGCGATCGAGATAAATTTGGGTGATTTGATCGGCGAGTTGTCGGAGGCGATCGAGGGAAACGGTTTGTCCCTCCACCTCGGCAACAATGGTTTGAATTTCTGTATCGGTGAGTACGGTAGAGCCAGTCACGTTCACCTGGCGAATAGGAATTTCTACTTCGGGAGATTCTTCTGGAGCGGGTTGTTCTTCTGGCGGGCTCAAAACGGGGGGTTGCTCCTCTTCTGGGGGGGCCGGTGGGACCTCTGGTAGGGGGGGTAATGGCTCTTGGGTGGGAGGTTGCGGGGGCGGTGAGGGAGGGGTTTGGGCGATCGCCTCTGGCATTCCGGCGCTGAGTGTAGGGGGTTGCTCTTGGGATGCTATGCTCTGTAAATTAATCTCCAGACTGTCATCACAGGGGCGATTCTCGTTCCGAGACGCTTGGCGATCGCAACTCATTTCCCCATCCTCTAGCCACCCCAAATTTCCCAATTCTTCACCCGGGGTTGTCCGATCGGCTACTTTTCCCTGAGTTGCAAATATCTCGAAGCGATCGCTATTGTTGAGGGCTTTCTCCCTGCCTGTTTCCTGGAGTTTTAGAGTCAGAAACTCTGCTGATTCCTCGGGGAGTAAGGCTTCGATATCTGCTGCTATGGCTTGACCCGCAGAACAATTAGCGATCGCCAAGAATACCGGAATTGCCACCCCATACCCCAGAACGTTGAATATCATGTTCTTCTGCATCGAACCCTCCCCCTGCCAACCCACTTGAGATAGCCTATTCTTCCAGAGCATTTATTTTGTCACTCCCTTGGTACCTTAAACCGTGAAACTGCGGCAGCTCCAAATGCCAGTGTATCTATTGATATTGTCATCGGCAAGAGCGTCTAGGGCCGAAAACCATCCCAACTCTTTAAAACTTCAGGTTGAAACCGCAGGAAATTATACCCAATCCTGCCAAAACCCAGTTTTTACCTCAGTTGATTGTTCTGAAAACCGCTCAGCTGCATCCCTGACGGACCAAAAATCGGAGTAACTTGGGAGGGTCGAAATCAATTTGCCCTAAAGTCGGCGATGGCATTGCCGGTTCAACGTCCCAAGGATAAAATTCTCAATCGTTTGGGCTACTCCGGTGGGTTCGAGCCATACAAGAATCCCGTTCTCCAGTTGTGGCGTTATTATTTTATCTCCCCGAGGTTAAGGGTAAACCGAGCTGGGTTTGTTCTTTCCTTCATACGGTTACCCCAATTCCCTGAAGCCGTATTTCCCTATCATACATCGGTCTTTTTTTTAACAATTTGTATTAAATTTTATGGACTTGATTTTCTCAAAAGTCTTTGAAGACACCCTGAATAGGGCCAGTAAAAACCCGGCTGCTCAGCGCTTAACTCAAGTTTGATTCCAATTCAAGGGAAATTATTCCGGCAGTGCTAACCCGCTGCCTTCGGCTCCAATTGGGTTATCAAAAAAGTCTGAACTCCAAGAAGTAGCGATAGGAGCTAACAGCGCCGCTACGGTCATCAATAAAAAGATCCAAGCCAAAAATAGGCTAAAATTGGAGGGTAAGTGACTTTTTTTTGAAGGTTGAACTGGACAGTCTAGGGTTTTCAAGCAGTTGCCTTGAATCATCGGACTCCATTGATTCGCCCTGGCCCACTCTAAGTCTAATAACTGAGAATCAGCTAGGAGTTGGGACTGCCTGGTATCCGAGTTGCAAACCTGATGCTTTAACATATCTTTACTCTCCATCACAAATCTTTAAGATTTGTCTTGAATGCCGGGAAGTTGACTTGAATTTTCAATTTATCATCTGGATGTTTGCGATCGCGTTTGCGTCCTGTATGATTTGTGTATAACTTAAGCCCATTTGCCCGGTTTTCAGTTAAGTTTTTTGAAGCAACCCCTGTCGCCCTGATTCGAGGCCACAATACCCTCGATTTAGACCCGATTTAGAAAGGTATTCTCGCTATATCACTTGACAGCGTACCCAACAAGTGATAAAGAGAAAATAAACAGGGTTACACTTCTGAACTGGAAAAGCAATCAGGGCTCAAAAGAGAAATCGCCCTTGGAGAAGATGCGTTGAACCGAACCATCGGGTTACCTTGAAAAAGAGGCTGATTCCCCGGGGCGATCGCCCCAGTAACGAGAGCAAGGAGAATTCCCCATGACTTATCATAAAATTCTGGCTGCGATTGATCGTTCCCCCCAATCAGATTTTGTCATTGAGCAGGTGCTCGATTTAGCAGAAAAAGAAAAAGCCGAACTGATGCTATTTCATGCCATCCAAGTTGAGGCTCTAGCAGAGATTTCACCGATGGTGGGGACAGGCATGGGGTTAAGTCCATCTCTAGGACGAGAAATCCCCGAACTTCAGCGACAACGACTCGATGGGCAAGTCCAAAAAACCAAAGAAATACTCCAGGAATATGCTTCTATGGCAATGGCCCGGAATATTCCCACCATCTGCCATCATAGCGTCGGCGATCCCGGTGTCGTCTCTTGTGAGTTAGCCAAAAGCTGGGGCGCTAACTTAATTGTCGTAGGTCGCAGAGGTCGCAAAGGGATGACCGAACTCTTGTTAGGCAGCGTCAGTAACTACATTACCCATCACGCACCTTGCTCGGTTTTAATTGTCCAAGGCGCGTTACCCGTCACCTAAGCGAAACTCAATTGTCATCCCTCATCTTTTATTCAGATAGGGCTTAACAACCCCTCCGTTGAAAAGGTCAAAACTTTAAACCCTTTGGCAAACGGGGAAAGGTTATCTTAACAAGGCATTCATATCAAAACGATGGAGTATCCACAAAAAAAGGAGGGGGCATTTTACCCCCTCCTTTTTGATTCAAGACTAGGGGAACGGGTTGAAATAACCCGAACTCTATCCCCTAAACTCCCTTACAAAATTGGTACAAACAGATCTTTTTCTGGAACCGTCGTGTATTCCGCCACAATTTGACGCAACTCTTCCCCATCCATTGATTCCTTCTCAATCAGCAGATCCACCAAGCGGTCAATCACGATGCGGTTTTCTCGGATAATCCGCTTGGCTTCATCATGACAATGTTCCACAATGGAACGCACTTGGGCATCAATGCGAGAGGCAATTTCATCAGAATATTCCGATCGCGTCATCAAATCGCGACCTAAGAACACTTCCCCTTGTTGGGTTTCTAAAGACATCGGCCCCAAATCGGACATCCCGAAGCGAGTCACCATCTGACGTGCCATTCCGCTGACCTGTTGCAAGTCACCTCCGGCACCCGTGGTCACTTCAGAATCGCCAAAAATGACTTCCTCAGCGGCACGTCCTCCCAAAGCACCCATAATCCGGGCCATTAACTGGGATTTAGAGATCAGCATTTGGTCTTCGTTCGGCATAAACCAAGTCAAACCTTGTGCTTGTCCCCGGGGAATCAAGGTGACTTTCTGCACTGGGTCATGGTTCTTAACCAAGGTCCCAACGATCGCATGACCAATTTCGTGATAGGCAATCAAGCGCTTACTCTTGCTATCCACCAGGGGAGTGCCTTCCATCCCGGCGACAACCCGGTCTACGGCATCATCAATTTCCAAGATAGTAATCGCTTCTTTGCGGCGACGTGCGGTTAAAATCGCCGCTTCATTGAGCAAGTTAGCTAAATCTGCGCCAGTAAAACCAGGAGTCCGACGGGCGATCGCCTCTAAAGAGACTTTATCCGATAGCTTCTTATTGCGAGCATGAACATCGAGGATTTCCAGACGACCTTTGATATCCGGTGCATCCACCGTCACCTGGCGATCGAAACGACCCGGACGCAACAAGGCAGAATCCAAGACATCGGGACGGTTGGTGGCGGCAATAATAATGATGCCGGTGTTACCCTCAAATCCATCCATTTCCGTCAGGAGTTGGTTGAGAGTTTGTTCGCGCTCATCGTTACCCCCGCCGATTCCTGCACCCCGTTGACGTCCAACAGCATCAATTTCATCGATGAAAATGATACAGGGGGCATTTTCTTTGGCTTTCTTAAAGAGGTCCCGAACACGGGAAGCCCCGACCCCGACAAACATTTCCACAAATTCAGACCCAGAGATGCTGAAGAAGGGGACGCCTGCTTCTCCGGCGATCGCCTTAGCAAGCAAGGTTTTCCCGGTTCCCGGAGGTCCAATCAACAAGACACCTTTAGGAATCTTCGCACCAACAGCGGTAAAGCGTTCCGGTTTTTTCAAGAACGTAACCACTTCTTGGAGTTCTTCTTTGGCTTCTTCAATCCCTGCCACATCGTCAAACATCACCCCAGTTTTCGCTTCCATCTGAAAACGAGCTTTGGATTTGCCGAAGTTCATGGCTTGTCCTGGACCCCCAGGAACATTGTTGGAACGGCGGAAGAGGAAGAA
Protein-coding regions in this window:
- a CDS encoding DUF4114 domain-containing protein codes for the protein MFNLLFGSKKRSEATGFQPQSKRYQGPAMRLETMRTPSGIVLDDTESAEESEFEIEDVDSDWDVTAEDSEGAEEFSGDESDGDDVEVVGEGSTEPTFGDEELEELPFFDLEAEEAIADEPSGETEFDGVTDITKNSATSDEGVEDVEFIETEGESDESTGDETAIDPEENILNETAEEEVEAEEEFETAATDETEIGEEDLDPETNKIETSEEPENDELETVDSQTAETDAEDTEPENIAEEESESEVIAETENNSSNEEIEETDELPEETDTEESELVATANLSNLQPNFESGTFTVGETGEVEVDFLVDGGAYKGEVALVSLSGMEGLDPNSKEFIVESLSRAASNSELGYVVIKDTTEGARFTGRLGGHDFNSGEYQGVKTFMMRPGDEFFLMLVPNGTVQQALNNPHAGGALRPLFSLATANPDDAYHVGQISDITGDGSAFAWEDIRVDGGSDFDYNDIVLQFRGATGKAALMDDVVAEGKDWRGTELGQEVINYVTSQQPEEPVAEQPEIPEEPVAEQPEEPETPEQPEEPVAEQPEEPVAEQPEEPVAEQPEEPVAEQPEEPVAEQPEEPVAEQPEEPVAEQPEEPVAEQPEEPVAEQPEEPVAEQP
- a CDS encoding Calx-beta domain-containing protein is translated as MVEPETQREYEAGKVLVKFKDGISADDIEKTVNALGAIEIDELFVGSSWKVLSFDSDTDIIGVRDALSEDTNVAETELNYIAPSTFVNDSSFNKLWGLHNTGQTGGKVDADIDAVEAWQQQTGKKSVVVAVIDSGGDYRHQDLAANNWRNTGEIAGNGIDDDGNGFVDDVYGYDFHNNDGDPMDDNGHGTHVAGTIGAKGNNNLGIVGVNHDVSLMHLKFLNNNGSGSTYNAVRAVEYAIKMGADVINASFGGGGYSSAFYDVIQKAQNAGITFVAAAGNNNNNNDDKPYYPTNYNVGNVISVAATDHQDNLAYFSNYGDKTVDLGAPGVGILSTLPGNKYASYNGTSMAAPHVAGAAALLLAEDSSLTPTQIKDILMKTVDPLTSLQGKTVTGGRLNLNNALKAVNQTPQKATINVTSPDWYAQETRSGQSENSGYFEITRSGGNTNQSQTVYYSVSGNATNGSDYAHLWNSVVIPAGKTSVKVPIHVIDDSVYEGTEFVSLTLQSSSAYDLGSSKSSSVYIYDNDPQSESTISLITSDSYASERKWSESQNSGLFRVYRSGGDNSKSETIRYTVSGTAGNGSDYNYLPGYITIPAGSSYANLPITVRDDSTYEGLENVQLTLSAGSNYKLSSSKSGTVWIYDNDSPSKSTINIQSYDTYASENGNSGYVKVSRSGGNNSQSERVYYSITGSSSNGNDYSYLNSYIDIPAGSTTAYIPINPINDSIYEGTESVSINLQSSSAYNTGSSTNGTVYIYDNDPKPKSTINLYSNDTSGWERNAGETPNDGQFYVYRSGGDNSKAETVYYSVSGSATNGSDYSYLSGYVTIPAGSSFAYIPVDITNDSSYEGTEQVQLTLNSNSNYLVGSNTTRTVTIYDNDPKPKSTINLYSNDTSGWERNAGETPNDGQFYVYRSGGDNSKAETVYYSVSGSATNGSDYSYLSGYVTIPAGSSFAYIPVDITNDSSYEGTEQVQLTLNSNSNYLVGSNTTRTVTIYDNDFKSTISINGYDNYATEDGNSGYVQVSRSGGNNSQSERVYYSISGSASNGNDYSYLNSYIDIPAGSTTAYIAINPINDSIYEGTETVSINLQSSSAYNTGSSTNGMVYIYDNDFKSTINISSYDTYANENDGLGDRGSVKVSRSGGDNSRSETVYYSVSGTATNGSDYNRLSGSVTIPAGATTTYIPIIAIDDSTYEGTEQLQLTLQSSSAYNTGSSTSGMVYIYDNDPQPKSTISISNYDRYAMEGVHQGSIQVTRSGGNNSQSERVYYSISGSAGNGSDYTYLPGYIDIPAGSTTTYITVRPNNDSNYEGTEEVRVNLQSSSNYNTGSSTSGYVYIYDDDPEPKSTINISNHDTNADENGNDGYVKVTRSGGNNSQSERVYYSISGSAINGSDYSYINSYIDIPAGLTTAYIPVRPINDSTYEGTEYMWVTLQSSSTYNTGSSTSGYVNIYDNDVAGNPDIDIQLDYYSSFSSTVKNAMEQAARNWEAIITKDKVASGVLQIAVTQGYQTMQGESWGHWGEATWTTYPYQQNARYDLTTSDSFAGNYAGQSRMHFNSNVVNTLSQNYLIRLAMHEIGHTLGLDEAQNDYSLGMDAIMDSTGIDPKISEGIYNRLEWMGYEVNRNASISWS